One window of Rasiella rasia genomic DNA carries:
- a CDS encoding helix-turn-helix domain-containing protein, which translates to MNNYFGQKIRDVRESKNMLLRQLAAFLEVDTALISKIEKGDRKANKIQISKISSALELNEKELLTLWLADRIEKAISDNKENALDALNLIKENYND; encoded by the coding sequence ATGAACAATTATTTTGGACAAAAAATAAGAGATGTAAGAGAGAGTAAGAATATGCTATTAAGGCAACTGGCTGCTTTTTTAGAAGTTGATACTGCCTTGATAAGTAAAATAGAAAAAGGAGATAGAAAGGCAAATAAAATCCAGATTAGTAAAATATCAAGTGCATTAGAACTAAATGAAAAAGAGCTATTAACTCTCTGGTTAGCAGATAGAATTGAAAAAGCAATTAGTGATAATAAAGAAAATGCATTAGATGCTTTAAATTTAATTAAAGAAAACTACAATGATTGA